One part of the Streptomyces sp. NBC_00286 genome encodes these proteins:
- a CDS encoding RNA-guided endonuclease InsQ/TnpB family protein — translation MATGVKRAFKYRFYPTDAQAAELSRTFGCVRKVYNMALAARTEAWARQERVNYNQTSALLTAWKKTEELAYLNEVSSVPLQQALRHLQAAFANFFAKRAKYPRFKAKKTSRASAEYTSSAFRFRDGQLTLAKMADPLDIVWSRPLPEGATPSTVTVSRDSAGRWFVSLLCEDPRVKPLAAVDAAVGIDVGLNHLLTLSTGEKIANPRHERRDRERLAKAQRELSRKAKGEGANRQKARQKVAKIHARIADRRRDVLHKLTTRLVRENQTLVIEDLTVRNMVKNRSLARAISDAAWSQFRSMLEYKADWYGREVIAVDRFFPSSKLCSACGSLSEAMPLHVRSWTCGSCGTAHDRDVNAAENLLAAGLAVSVCGAGVRPQRRTPGGQSAVKQKTPRREP, via the coding sequence ATGGCCACTGGCGTGAAGCGGGCCTTCAAGTACCGTTTCTATCCGACCGATGCGCAGGCAGCCGAGCTGTCGCGCACCTTCGGATGCGTGCGCAAGGTCTACAACATGGCCCTCGCGGCCCGTACCGAGGCCTGGGCGCGGCAGGAACGGGTCAACTACAACCAGACCTCGGCCCTGCTGACCGCGTGGAAGAAGACAGAGGAACTCGCCTACCTCAACGAGGTCTCCTCCGTGCCGCTGCAGCAGGCCTTGCGGCACCTGCAGGCCGCCTTCGCGAACTTCTTCGCCAAACGCGCCAAGTACCCGCGCTTCAAGGCGAAGAAGACCTCCCGGGCGAGCGCGGAGTACACCTCCTCCGCCTTCCGGTTCCGCGACGGCCAGCTGACACTGGCCAAGATGGCCGACCCGCTGGACATCGTCTGGTCGCGTCCCCTGCCCGAGGGGGCGACGCCGAGCACGGTGACGGTGAGCCGGGACAGCGCCGGACGCTGGTTCGTCTCCCTGCTGTGCGAGGACCCGCGGGTCAAGCCGCTCGCGGCGGTCGACGCGGCAGTGGGTATCGACGTCGGGCTTAACCACCTGCTGACCCTCTCCACGGGGGAGAAGATCGCCAACCCGCGGCATGAGCGCCGCGACCGCGAGCGACTGGCGAAGGCCCAGCGGGAGCTGTCCCGCAAGGCCAAGGGCGAGGGTGCCAACCGGCAAAAGGCCCGCCAGAAGGTCGCCAAGATCCATGCCCGGATCGCCGACCGCAGGCGGGATGTGCTGCACAAGCTGACCACTCGACTCGTGCGTGAGAACCAAACGCTTGTGATCGAGGACCTGACCGTACGCAACATGGTCAAAAACCGGAGCCTGGCCCGCGCCATCAGTGATGCCGCGTGGTCCCAGTTCCGGAGCATGCTGGAGTACAAGGCCGACTGGTACGGGCGGGAAGTAATCGCGGTGGACCGCTTCTTTCCTTCCTCCAAGCTGTGCTCCGCCTGCGGCAGCCTTTCTGAGGCGATGCCGCTGCATGTCCGTTCCTGGACGTGCGGCAGTTGCGGCACGGCCCATGACCGGGACGTGAACGCCGCTGAGAACCTTCTGGCCGCCGGGCTGGCGGTGTCTGTCTGTGGAGCCGGTGTAAGACCTCAACGGAGAACTCCGGGCGGGCAGTCGGCGGTGAAGCAGAAAACCCCACGGCGCGAGCCGTAG